The Canis lupus baileyi chromosome 11, mCanLup2.hap1, whole genome shotgun sequence genome includes a window with the following:
- the IKZF4 gene encoding zinc finger protein Eos isoform X7, whose protein sequence is MYSDEESSRLLGPDERLLEKDDSVIVEDSLSEPLGYCDGSGPEPHSPGGIRLPNGKLKCDVCGMVCIGPNVLMVHKRSHTGERPFHCNQCGASFTQKGNLLRHIKLHSGEKPFKCPFCNYACRRRDALTGHLRTHSVSSPTVGKPYKCNYCGRSYKQQSTLEEHKERCHNYLQSLSTEAQALAGQPGDEIRDLEMVPDSMLHSSSERPTFIDRLANSLTKRKRSTPQKFVGEKQMRFSLSDIPYDVNSGGYEKDVELVAHHGLEPGFGGSLAFVGAEHLRPLRLPPTNCISELTPVISSVYTQMQPLPGRLELPGSREAGEGPEDLADGGPLLYRARGPLTDPGASPSNGCQDSTDTESNHEDRVGGVVSLPQGPPPQPPPTIVVGRPSPAYAKEDPKPQEGLLRGTPGPSKEVLRVVGESGEPVKAFKCEHCRILFLDHVMFTIHMGCHGFRDPFECNICGYHSQDRYEFSSHIVRGEHKVG, encoded by the exons ATGTACAGCGATGAGGAGTCAAGCAGACTGCTGGGGCCAGATGAGCGGCTCCTAGAAAAGGATGACAGTGTGATCGTGGAAGACTCGTTGTCAGAACCCCTGGGCTACTGTGATGGAAGTGGGCCAGAGCCTCACTCCCCCGGGGGCATCCGGCTGCCCAATGGCAAGCTCAAGTGTGATGTCTGCGGCATGGTCTGTATCGGACCCAATGTACTCATGGTGCATAAGCGCAGCCACACAG GTGAGAGGCCCTTCCACTGCAACCAGTGTGGTGCCTCCTTCACCCAGAAGGGGAACCTGCTGCGCCACATCAAGCTACACTCTGGGGAGAAGCCTTTCAAATGTCCCTTCTGTAACTATGCTTGCCGCCGGCGTGACGCGCTCACGGGCCACCTCCGTACACACTCGG TCTCCTCTCCCACAGTGGGCAAGCCCTACAAGTGTAACTACTGTGGCCGGAGCTACAAACAGCAGAGTACCCTGGAGGAGCACAAAGAGCGGTGCCACAACTACCTACAGAGTCTCAGCACTGAAGCCCAAGCTCTGGCTGGCCAACCAG GTGACGAGATACGTGACCTGGAGATGGTACCAGACTCCATGCTGCACTCATCCTCTGAGCGGCCAACTTTCATTGATCGGCTGGCCAATAGCCTCACCAAACGCAAGCGTTCCACCCCCCAGAAGTTTGTAG GTGAAAAGCAGATGCGCTTCAGCCTCTCAGACATCCCCTATGATGTGAACTCGGGTGGCTATGAGAAGGATGTGGAGTTGGTGGCACATCATGGCCTGGAGCCTGGCTTCGGAGGTTCTCTGGCCTTTGTGGGGGCAGAGCATCTGCGTCCCCTCCGCCTTCCACCTACCAACTGCATCTCAGAACTCACACCCGTCATCAGCTCTGTCTACACCCAGATGCAGCCCCTCCCCGGTCGACTAGAGCTTCCAGGGTCCCGAGAAGCAGGTGAGGGACCCGAGGACCTGGCTGATGGAGGCCCCCTCCTCTACCGGGCCCGAGGCCCCCTGACTGACCCTGGGGCCTCCCCTAGCAATGGCTGCCAGGACTCCACAGATACAGAGAGCAACCACGAAGATCGAGTTGGGGGGGTGGTATCCCTCCCTCAgggccccccgccccagccaccTCCCACCATTGTGGTGGGCCGGCCCAGCCCTGCCTACGCCAAAGAGGACCCCAAGCCGCAGGAGGGGTTACTGCGGGGCACCCCAGGCCCCTCCAAGGAAGTGCTCCGGGTGGTGGGCGAGAGTGGTGAGCCCGTGAAGGCCTTCAAGTGCGAGCACTGCCGAATCCTCTTTCTGGACCATGTCATGTTCACCATCCACATGGGCTGCCATGGCTTCAGAGACCCTTTCGAGTGTAACATCTGTGGTTACCACAGCCAGGACCGGTACGAATTCTCCTCCCACATTGTCCGGGGGGAACACAAGGTGGGCTAG